GCCGGGCCGGAGATGATGCGCCAGGTGCTGGGGAACCCGCGACTGCTCGCCGGAGCCGCGATGGTCACCCTGGTGGCGTTCGGCAACTTCGCGGCGTACCCGTACATCCGGGTCGCGTTGCACTCGGTGACGCCCTCCGCTGTCGCGGTGCTGCTCCTGCTGTGGGGGATCGGCGGCCTGATCGGGAACCTCGCCGGGGGCTGGTTGTCGTCCCGCCTGCAGCTCGGAGTGGTGCTCGCCCCGGTGATCCTTGCTGCGGGGCTCATCGTGATGACCGCACACCCCAACGCCGTGGTGGTGGCCGGTGCCGTCCTGGCGTGGGGTGTCGGCTTCAACATGGTGCCGGTCACCACCCAACTGTGGGTGTCGCGGATCGAGCCACGGCGGGTCGAGTCAGCGGTCGCGCTGCAGGTGACCGCCTTCCAGGTCGCGATCACGATCGGCGCCGTCGTCGGCGGAGCGATCGTCGATCACCGGGATGTCTGGACCGCGATGGCCGTCGGTGCGGTGGCGGCCGCGATCGCCGCGGCCGGGTTCGGCGCCATCCGGCTGGTGCCACGTGCCGACTGACGCCACCGACCGGGAGTGGTGCCCGTCTCGGCACGGAACGCCCGGACGAACGCCTCGGCGGAGCCGTAACCGGAGCGCCAGGCGATCGTCCCGATCGCGGCGTCGGACCCGGAGAGTTCGTCCATGGCGCGTCGAACCCGCAGGCGGCGCAACAGCTGCATCGGCGCGAGACCGGTGGCCCGGCGGAACCGGTCGACCAGGGTGGTCGTGCCGACGTGCGACCGTGCGGCGAGCTCGCACAGCGTCCACTTGTGCACCGGGTCCGCGGCCATCGCAACCGCCGCCGCCCGCACGAGCGGGTCGATCGAGGTCGACGGCAGGTGCTCGTCCGCGGCCCGCTCGCCCTCGGCCAGCATCGCCGATCCCACCAGCTCGCCGTAGGCGCGCATGACCGTCGGCCGCTCGATCTTCAGCTCGCCGTGCACGGGACACGCGGCCAGCAACGCGACGACGCCGCTCTGCTTGGCGGCGAACCCCCGGACGACGATCAGGTCAGGGGCGTTGTTGCCTCGTGCCTG
This genomic window from Flexivirga oryzae contains:
- a CDS encoding helix-turn-helix domain-containing protein, whose translation is MDRTQPTWRVDRSCETGLAAGEALQPTRSSLWLLVRDGSVSLGRDEALLLGRGDAVYLHHALLHRVRAVSDSQLLVAELQARGNNAPDLIVVRGFAAKQSGVVALLAACPVHGELKIERPTVMRAYGELVGSAMLAEGERAADEHLPSTSIDPLVRAAAVAMAADPVHKWTLCELAARSHVGTTTLVDRFRRATGLAPMQLLRRLRVRRAMDELSGSDAAIGTIAWRSGYGSAEAFVRAFRAETGTTPGRWRQSARGTSRMAPNPAAAIAAATAPTAIAVQTSR